In the Rhizophagus irregularis chromosome 10, complete sequence genome, one interval contains:
- a CDS encoding Ubiquitin-conjugating enzyme E2 1, which yields MALKRINKELIDLGRDPPSSCSAGPIGDDLFHWQATIMGPSDSPYSGGVFFLAIHFPTDYPFKPPKINFTTRIYHPNINSNGAISWDILRDQWSPSFTISKVLVSITSWLTDPNPDDPIVPEIAHVYKTDRTRYEATAREWTRKYAS from the exons ATGGCactaaaaagaattaataaa GAATTGATCGACTTAGGACGTGACCCACCGTCGTCTTGTAGTGCTGGTCCTATCGGAGATGATCTTTTTCATTGGCAAGCGACAATCATGGGTCCT TCTGACTCTCCATACTCAGGCGGCGTGTTTTTCCTTGCTATTCATTTTCCTACAGATTATCCGTTTAAACCACCAAAG ATTAACTTTACAACAAGAATATATCATCCGAATATCAACAGTAATGGAGCTATAAGCTGGGATATTCTAAGAGATCAATGGAGTCCATCATTTACAATTTCAAAAG tacTAGTGTCAATTACTTCATGGTTGACCGATCCAAACCcag atgATCCAATTGTACCTGAAATTGCTCATGTATATAAGACTGATCGCACTCGCTATGAGGCTACTGCCAGAGAATGGACTCGCAAATATGCTAGTTAG
- a CDS encoding Ubiquitin-conjugating enzyme E2 1, whose protein sequence is MALKRINKEFHDLRLDPPPSCSAGPIGNDLFHWEGTIMGPSDSPYSGGVFFVVIHFPIEYPFKPPKVTFTTRVYHPNINSNGIISLDILTDQWCPALTISKVLLSICALLTDPNPDDPLVPEIAHVYKTNRTRYEATCREWTRKYAM, encoded by the exons ATGGCACtgaaaagaattaataaa GAATTTCACGACTTAAGACTTGACCCACCGCCATCTTGTAGTGCTGGCCCTATCGGAAATGATCTTTTTCATTGGGAAGGGACAATCATGGGTCCT TCTgactcaccatactcaggagGCGTTTTTTTCGTTGTTATTCATTTTCCTATTGAATATCCGTTTAAGCCACCAAAG GTTACCTTTACAACAAGAGTATATCATCCGAATATCAACAGTAATGGAATTATAAGCCTGGATATTCTAACTGACCAATGGTGTCCAGCACTTACAATTTCAAAAG tacTATTGTCAATTTGTGCGTTGTTAACCGATCCAAACCCag atgATCCACTTGTACCTGAAATTGCTCATGTATATAAAACTAATCGCACTCGTTATGAAGCTACTTGCAGAGAATGGACTCGCAAATATGCTA tgtaa